The window ctaaatttaaagtttaattttctttttcaaacattAATTTCAAAGACactttctatttttaagtttaaGAGTTTTGTTTCCCTATGTCACTTTTAATCGAAGGAAATCTCTTATCACTACACCACTGACTCTTCTTGGACCATTAGTggtaataaattatttcttaggTTCAGAAGCCTAACTTTTCTGTAAATCACTCCATGTCAAGGAAGTGTATTGTCTATGTCCCAATAAAAACTGTCTCAATCAACCTTTCCTGAtagcagaaaagaaagaatggttGTTGTGAGCCCCAAATGTCTGACTAATCATATTGCTTTGCTGACTATGATGATTCTAGTTTTGTAATAATAGTGTTTTCTATCTGTGACGCAtcctattttttgttctttgctttccagaaaaaaacataaaaaggcaagATCACCTTACCTCATGGTCTTTTAGCTTACTGAGAAGCCGAGACACTTCGTTTATTGGGAATTGCTAGCTTTGCCAAAAAATCAATTATGCTTGGAACTTTTTGCCTTACTCTaccttattttcaattttgacaTTGCagacaattttttattttctttttggttgttcattttgcttgtgtgtgtgtgtgtgttatagcTTTAATttgccaataaaaataaaaataaaataaaatattagagtgaataaaagaggaaaagttgaaaaaatatacaaatataaatgacCATTACTTTTAGCAATTTATATGAACTATCTCTTTCCTTAAATTCTTTAAGTGATCCAAATGCAAtaacatggaaaaagaaaattttacatttatgacAGAGTTTTTTCTGGTGGGGCTTTCTAATTACCCATCACTCCAGATGCTTCTTTATGTGCTCTGCCTGTTGATGTACTTGGTGATTCTTCTGGGAAACAGTTTTCTCATTATCATCAGTATCCTGGATCCCCACCTgcataatcctatgtatttttttcttgggaATCTTTCCTTTCTGGACATCTGCTACACATCCTCCTCTATCCCTCAAATGCTAGTTAGCTTTACATCTGAAAGAAAATCCATCACTCTCATTGGATGTGCCCTGCAGTTGGTCATTTCCCTTGGACTTGGGTCCATAGAATGTCTGTTGATGGCAGTAATGGCTTTTGACCAATATGTAGCCATCTGCAATCCCCTAAGATACACCATCATCATGAACAAAGGACTCTGTGTGCAGATGGCTGCTTGGACCTGGATTATAGGATTTCTGAATTCTCTGATACAATCCGTGCTTGCCCTAAAAATGCCCTTTTGTGAGATCATAATTGACCACCTTGCCTGTGAAATTCTTGCTGTTCTCAAACTTGTCTGTGTAGACATCTCCCTCAATGTATTTATTATGATAATTGCAAGCATTGTTCTTTTAATCACTCCTCTgctgcttattttcttctcttatgtgTTTATCATCTCAACTATCCTAAGAATTAAATCTACTGAAGGAAGGCAAAAGGCCTTTTCCACTTGTTCAGCCCACCTGACAGTAGTAATCTTGTTCtatggttctgctcttttcatgtACATGAAGCCCAAGTCAAAAGACACTAAGCTTTTTGATGAACTTTTTGGGTTGTCTTATTAGGTTATCACCCCAATGCTGAACCCCATCATCTACAGCCTGAGAAACAAGGAGGTAAAAGAGGGTGTGAAGAAAGTACTTATCGGAAATCTGTACTTAAGGAGAACGTGAAATATAAAGCTGACCAGTTGGGCTCTTTTGTTTGTGGGAACCTTGTTCTCTGTATTCAAACCCAAATTCCTTGGTATCAGTAGGATAAGAGTAGCTAAAAAACTTCACAAGGGATCCTCATCCTTTTTCATACAGAATAAGCATTTCTGAAGCATAGTTCTATTGCCAGGACTGTTAATTTCTCACCTCCACCTCTGCTTGATTTTATGGGGTTGATGATGAATTTTGTTAAAGTGTCATGTGTATCCACATACATATATTGCTTAAAAATTGTAATTAGTTAATAAATTACATTTGTATGTCAAATCATTACCTCCAAATGTCTAATTTCTGATTTCATagagttattaaaattttaagatgtctatgtaaaattgtgaattttatttatatattcatataccctACATTTACTTCAAATAGCACAATCCCATATACATACAGGATCACACAGAGAACCACATTATCAAATGAAGGACTGCTTTTCTATTTGccatttgtaaaaattgttttctgtgACACACTTAAATACTTTTGGTAAGCTTATGTCTCTGTTAATTTCTCAGATTataagggctgaaactcttgagtcgttgcactgaggtcagttcaagcacttaaggctaattaccgattggacaatactctatgggcatgtgcttggggaatggcccttcccactatcgtGTGCTGGCTCGATGGTTGGTGTacacagaggattgtaggaggcaCCAGTGGGTGGAGTAAGACTATCCAGGGTCACTCTTTGGGGTTGGACGAAGTAGAAGGAGGTTTTGGAGGTCCTGCTTCCAtccctgttcacttctacccctaaagaccaagaataaagactaaggaattttgcttatcctgactctggctgattctgaggtgtCCTAGGTGCTAGCGCAGTCATCACATCAGAtgataatattcaatattttatggTTTTAATGTATGcatgttaaacattttatcaCAATTTCAGAACTTCAAGGTTAATAGAAACCTCAGAAGTAACAGTGCAATTTacaataaaattatctcttttacaaCACACTCAACAAATGATCACATAGTCCAAAATCTATATTTTCACTCATTCTACAACATCCCCATTAACTGTATAATTAATCAGGGATAACATTACTTCAAAGTAAATCTTGTTCATTTTCTATCTATTAAGAACTTTTCTATATGCTGAGCAGAAATCTTTCCACATTGGAACTTTCTCTTATCTACAACATGTTCATAATTTTTTCCAtatcaacaaaaacaacaatctaAACACTGGTTTCTTGTAAGATGTCACCCACAATAGAGGGAAATGTCCTATTTTACTaaagattcttaaactttttgtatCATGGTGCACTTTGaaaatctggtgaagcctatggacatCTCAGAATAATGAGCTAAAATCCTATATGATCTCCTCCTATTCAATTCTAGGTCTAGTTTATTGTCCATTGATCATGTCTGCCCAGACTTTTTTAGCTTCTGTGCTGATTACTACAAAATAAGTGCCCTGTCCCACTCTGtattataaattggaaaaatgtgTTTCTCATCCACTATATTGTCCCATGATTATTACTCAACATTTTTTCTTGAATGATTGAGGATTTTATTGAAAAGTATTGCAATATAATCAACACAATTCCACAGAAATACAGGAACATATAGGGAATT of the Sarcophilus harrisii chromosome 1, mSarHar1.11, whole genome shotgun sequence genome contains:
- the LOC100921410 gene encoding olfactory receptor 13D1-like, producing the protein MEKENFTFMTEFFLVGLSNYPSLQMLLYVLCLLMYLVILLGNSFLIIISILDPHLHNPMYFFLGNLSFLDICYTSSSIPQMLVSFTSERKSITLIGCALQLVISLGLGSIECLLMAVMAFDQYVAICNPLRYTIIMNKGLCVQMAAWTWIIGFLNSLIQSVLALKMPFCEIIIDHLACEILAVLKLVCVDISLNVFIMIIASIVLLITPLLLIFFSYVFIISTILRIKSTEGRQKAFSTCSAHLTVVILFYGSALFMYMKPKSKDTKLFDELFGLSY